One window from the genome of Gambusia affinis linkage group LG14, SWU_Gaff_1.0, whole genome shotgun sequence encodes:
- the rnf19b gene encoding E3 ubiquitin-protein ligase RNF19B: MGSEKGSESPHSSVSGVPNPKCQAAGKRQGRISFHSLFHSKRGSRSGRAPKGGAAGPLAHHHHTQQQLPAALSSTPIAASATAAAANSKDAACSSPLKPLSSSQPSLAGAGEPNLLECPLCLVRQPAEQLPELLGCSHRSCLCCLRQYLRIEITESRVQLSCPECAERLAPRQVADILDDAALLEKYEEFLLRRCLASDPDCRWCPAPDCGFAVIASGCASCPRLVCRREGCGAEFCYHCKQAWHPNQTCDSARQQRAQSLHTHSGHSPSYTQEQGPADDIKPCPRCGAYIIKMNDGSCNHMTCAVCGCEFCWLCMKEISDLHYLSPSGCTFWGKKPWSRKKKILWQLGTLIGAPVGITLIAGIAVPAMVIGIPVYVGRKIHAHYELKKASRHRRNLAITGGVALSVITAPVIAAVSVGIGVPIMLAYVYGVVPISLCRGGGCGVSRGKGRGVRIDFDEDDGPITVADAWRALKSPSLGESSLDGAVSGLSTTSPSEGLSVAPGNLGDTPHFNTLAGGALGTRTSKYSRLEVQPGELAKESAQRETGSLGAGSDCASTRGMAGSIISSYTLPDRDCTNLEIQVDIETKPSHLCLTSEEDLAPQASSAAMATASGGEEPQDCSSRRGGALGLSPGTSIREGLRDVTLAQPESIRSDLEMSDTQSDDIAELTSDDCDSPHPKSCQQLQPPSCRSLNPPTDGLHCPADSKVILYV; this comes from the exons atgggcTCAGAAAAGGGCTCCGAGTCGCCTCACTCATCAGTCAGCGGCGTTCCCAACCCTAAGTGCCAAGCAGCTGGGAAACGCCAGGGCCGTATCTCCTTCCACAGCCTCTTCCACAGCAAGCGGGGCTCCCGGAGCGGACGGGCCCCCAAAGGAGGGGCAGCCGGTCCGTTAGCTCATCATCaccacacacagcagcagctgcctgcCGCCTTGAGTTCAACGCCCATCGCAGCCTCCGCTACTGCAGCCGCCGCAAACAGCAAGGACGCCGCCTGCAGCAGCCCCTTGAAGCCACTCTCCTCCAGCCAGCCGTCGCTCGCCGGCGCCGGAGAACCCAACCTCCTGGAGTGCCCGCTGTGCCTGGTGCGTCAGCCCGCCGAGCAGCTGCCCGAGCTGCTGGGCTGCAGCCACCGCTCCTGCCTCTGCTGCCTGCGCCAGTACCTGCGCATCGAGATCACGGAGAGCCGGGTGCAGCTCAGCTGCCCCGAGTGCGCCGAGAGGCTGGCCCCACGGCAGGTGGCCGACATCCTGGACGACGCCGCCCTGCTGGAGAAGTACGAGGAGTTCCTGCTGCGGCGCTGCCTCGCCTCCGACCCGGACTGCAGATGGTGCCCTGCGCCCGACTGCGG GTTTGCAGTCATCGCCTCAGGCTGTGCCAGCTGTCCCAGGCTGGTGTGTCGGCGAGAGGGATGCGGCGCGGAGTTCTGCTACCACTGCAAACAGGCGTGGCACCCGAACCAGACCTGCGACTCGGCCCGGCAGCAGCGGGCCCAATCCCTGCACACCCACAGCGGACACTCGCCCAGCTACACCCAGGAACAGGGGCCTG CTGATGACATCAAGCCCTGCCCTCGCTGCGGCGCTTACATCATCAAGATGAACGACGGCAGCTGCAACCACATGACCTGCGCCGTGTGCGGCTGCGAGTTCTGCTGGCTCTGCATGAAGGAGATCTCGGACCTGCACTACCTCAG TCCGTCCGGCTGCACCTTCTGGGGGAAGAAAccctggagcaggaagaagaagatcCTGTGGCAGCTGGGAACGCTGATCGGAGCGCCGGTCGGGATCACGCTGATCGCTGGCATCGCCGTTCCCGCCATGGTCATCGGGATCCCGGTTTATGTCGGCCGAAAG atcCACGCTCACTACGAGTTGAAGAAGGCGTCTCGCCACAGGAGGAATCTGGCCATCACGGGGGGCGTGGCCCTGTCGGTCATCACCGCCCCTGTCATCGCAGCCGTCAGCGTTG GCATCGGCGTCCCCATCATGTTGGCCTACGTGTACGGCGTTGTTCCCATCTCGCTGTGCAGAGGAGGCGGCTGCGGCGTCAGCAGAGGGAAGGGCCGCGGCGTGCGAATCGACTTTGATGAAGACGACGGACCAATCACAG TGGCGGACGCGTGGCGAGCCCTGAAGTCTCCGAGTCTCGGAGAGAGCAGCCTGGACGGAGCGGTCAGCGGTCTGAGCACCACGTCCCCCAGTGAGGGCCTCTCTGTGGCCCCTGGGAATCTGGGAGACACTCCGCACTTCAACACGCTTGCCGGCGGCGCTTTGGGGACCCGAACCAGCAAGTACAGCAG GTTGGAAGTTCAACCAGGGGAACTGGCGAAGGAATCAGCCCAGAGAGAGACGGGAAGTCTGGGAGCAGGAAGTGACTGCGCCAGCACCCGAGGGATGGCCGGATCCATCATTTCCTCTTACACCTTACCCGACAG GGACTGCACCAACCTGGAGATCCAGGTGGACATCGAGACCAAACCCAGCCATCTCTGCCTCACCAGTGAGGAGGACCTAGCTCCACAGGCAAGCTCTGCTGCCATGGCGACTGCCTCAGGAGGGGAGGAGCCTCAGGACTGCAGCTCCAGAAGGGGCGGGGCTTTGGGACTGTCGCCAGGGACGTCAATCAGGGAGGGGCTCAGAGACGTGACCCTGGCCCAGCCGGAGAGCATCCGCAGCGACCTGGAGATGTCGGACACTCAGTCGGACGACATCGCGGAGCTGACGTCCGACGACTGCGACTCGCCTCATCCCAAAAGctgccagcagctgcagcctccCTCCTGCAGATCCCTGAACCCCCCCACCGACGGCCTTCACTGTC